A segment of the Acidobacteriota bacterium genome:
CTACAAGGGATGGAATTCATGGAAGAGAATACATCGCTACAGCAGTTGATATCGGAAGAAAATTAGCCTGGCTCACTTATTTTGAAAAATTAAACTTGCCAAATTTCTATGAAATACAGGTTCCGATGATATTTGATACAAATCCATTGGGACTTAATTCGAAAAATATCATTTTTTCAATTATAAAAGCTGCTGAAGAGATTGAAACTTTTGCGTATTTAGACATCGAGAATTACTCTGACGAACTAAAACCTTATCTTAAATCAATAGCTTTGCGATGCTCCCTTGAAAAGATATTTACTATTGATTCAGACCTCTGGAAAGAGGTTAACTTTATAGAAATAGTTTTGCCTTCAGAATTTTCTATTACAGAACTTGAATTGGCTCTAAGTAAATTGAAAAACAAAAATCAAGGTTCTTTAATTTCTCTTGGAATTACCAATCCTTTTATCTCTGATGAAATTGTTAAACAATTCCTGAATGCAAGGGCAGATGTATTGAGTTTTTATGCAGATAATCATGGAAAAAGCTTTGAGGGTAACATATTTATTTCAGAAGTAATAAGAAAATTACACCTTGAATTCATTAAGAATCGTGTGCGTGATGAAATTACAATAATAGGAAAGGGTGGGATTGCAGCTGCTGAACATGTTCCAAAATTAATAATCTGTGGAGCAGACGCAGTGGTTCTTGACCTTTCTTTACTGGTTTCAATCGGATGTCGAGTGTGTAAAGATTGTAATATAGAAAAATGTCCGATAGAAATAAAAAAGTTTGATTCAGAAATGGCCAGACAGCGTATCATAAACATGATATGTGCCTGGAGGGATCAGCTTCTCGAAATATTGAGCGCAATGGGAATAAGAGATGTGAGAAGACTACGGGGTGAGGTCGGAAGGGCTATGTTTTATGAAGAAATTGAAAGAGAATCTTTTGAGTTTATATTTAACGAAAAGGCTCATATAAATGAATAATATTGAGATAAGGTACTGTCCATCAACTTTCCGCAATGAAATTAGTAAATTTCGAGTTTCTTTGAGTGATGAGTGTTTTCATTGTGGACTATGTGTTGAGATATGTCCTTATGGTGTGTTTGAAAGAGTGGATGGTTTAAATTTTATTTCAACTCCAAGGTCTTTTAATTGCGTCGGTCCAGATTGTAAGAAAAAACCATTTTATTGCATTAAAAAATGTCCTGTGGAGGCGATAAACATTGAATTAGACCCTCAATGGAAAACTCTCGGAGATTTTCGATGGACCCCTGATTTAATAATTACTACATGGCAGCAAGCAGAAACAGGAGAAATACCCAACGGGAATTTTGAATATAAATTTGGTGCATCTGAAGGAGGCTTTGACAAATTTGATTTTATTAATAATAACCACAGCTCAATAATCTGGGAAGAGGTTGATAAAATAAATACATCAATCAGTTTAAATCGGCGTTCAGAAGGCAATAGCATAAGCATTCCAATTCCCTGGTATGGCGCAGGCATGTCATTCGGTTCAATAAGTCTTCCAACAATGTTAGCCCGAGCAATGGCAGCAAAAGCCTGGGAAACTTTTACATCGACTGGAGAAGGAGGATATCCTGATGAACTCATACCTTACATGGACCATGTCATTACCCAGATAGCAACTGGATTGTTTGGGGTGAGAGAAGAAACTATAAAAAGAGCACGAATCCTCGAATTCAAATATGCTCAGGGTGCAAAACCAGGTCTGGGAGGACATCTCCTCGGCGACAAAAACACCCCTGCAGTCGCAAAAATGAGAGAGGCTGTTCCCTGGACTTCTCTATTCTCTCCCTTTCCTTTCCATAGTGTCTATTCAGTCGAAGACCACAAAAAGCACATTGACTGGGTAAAACAGATAAATCCTGAAGCTTTAATTTCGGTTAAGGTTTCAACGCCTTCAGATGTGGATATGGTAGCAGTTGGAAGTTATTATGCAGGAGCTAATATTATTCATCTGGATGGAGGTTACGGAGGAACTGGTGCTGCTCCTGAAATTGCCAAAAAAAATATTGCTATGCCCATAGAGTATGCCATTACAAAGGTTCATAAATTTCTCCTTGGAGAGGGTGTCCGAGATGAAATAGTACTTATGGCAAGCGGAGGAATTAGAAATGCCTATGACATAGCAAAAGCTATTGCCCTCGGTGCAGATGGAGCAATAATAGGAACAGCAGAACTTGTTGTCCTTGGATGTGTGAGGTGTGGTAATTGTGAAAGCGGAAGAGGATGTCCCCGTGGTATTGCAACAACTGACCCTGAGCTTGATAAACAAATCAGCCCCTCCTGGGGAGCTCAACGCATAATAAATCTTTATGCAGTATGGCAAAAACAATTGAAACTGATTCTCTACCAGCTTGGGTTAAAAGACATAAATGAATTGAGAGGTCGAACTGATTTCTTGAGGTATGCAGATGAAAAATAACGACTCGATTAAATTAATTGAATCCCGAAAAGACCTTTCTCCTCCCTATAACAGAATTAAAAAATCAGAAGGAGAGGGAGGTTGCGGTGTTGTTGGGTTAGCATGCAATGAAAAAATTTCAGGAAAACACATAATGCAGGCTCTAATTCAGATGCACAACAGAGGAAACAGTAAAGGCGGAGGTGTTGCAGCTTTTGGACTTGATGCAAATCAACTCGGTGTTAATCAAGAAATCCTTGAAGAAGATTACTTAATTCAGATAGCCTATCTTGACTCAAGTTCCAGAAAACAGGTTGAAGATGAATTCATATTTTCCTTTCTTAATGTTCATACCTATTATCAGCTTCCAACTTTGGATGATTATCGAAAAATCGATGGCTTGGAAATTGAACCTCCTGGGGTATGGAGGTATTTCTGTCGAGTTAAAGAAGAGATACTCAATCTATTTATTATTGAAAATAATTTAACTGGCCTGGATAGGAGAAAGGTTGAAGATGAATTTATCTATCAAAACACTTACAAGTTAAATAAAAAATTTTATGCTTCCCTTGGAGAAAAAAGGGCCTTTGTTTTGTCCCATGGTCGAAATATGATTATTCTGAAAATTGTGGGATATGCAGAACAAGTCATAAAATACTATAAATTAGAGAATCTTAAAGCTCATATATGGATTGGTCATCAGCGATATCCTACCAAAGGAAAAGTCTGGCATCCAGGAGGTGCCCATCCATTTATTGGAATGGATGAAGCTCTCGTTCATAATGGAGATTTTGCAAATTACTATTCAATAACTGAATACCTCAGTCAGAGAAACATCTATCCTCTTTTCCTGACTGATACAGAAGTCTCAGTGCTACTTTTTGACCTACTAAACAGAATTTATGAATACCCTCTCGAATACTTAATTGAGGCTATGGCACCCACTACTGAAAGGGATTTTTATATGCTGCCAGAAGAGAAAAGAGAGATATATCGAACAATTCAAGCATCCCATATACATAGCTCTCCTGATGGTCCCTGGTTTTTTATAATCGGTAGAGCAAATATCAACCAAAAGAGTTTTCAACTCCTCGGGATTACAGATACATCAATGCTCAGACCCCAGGTCTTCGCCCTTCAGGAGAATGGCGTAAATATCGGTCTTATAGCAAGCGAAAAGCAAGCAATAGATGCAACATTACGAAGCTTGCATTCCGAAGATGGAAGGTTTTTGCCATACGCTGATCTATACTGGAATGCAAGAGGCGGAAGTTATACGGATGGCGGAGCATTTATCTTTACTGTAAAAGAAAATAACTTAATTGTAACAGATAAATTTGGAAAGATAATCTCAACAAGGAAAGAAAACGATTGTCCATCAATTGAATTAATAAGTGAAAGATCTAAAGAAGATAGAGATGTCTCGGAAAAAATAATGGAGTTAACTCAAACCATTGACTACAGATGGAGAATACCAATAAGAGAAAGAGTATATGTCTTATCCCAAACTGAAAAATATCTAAACGAGATATTCTTATCATTACCCTTCGAAGAGAAAATTGCAGGTTTTTATCACTATGTAGATTGGAATAGAAAAGATTCGTTGACACCGTCAAAAAACAAGCAAG
Coding sequences within it:
- a CDS encoding glutamate synthase-related protein; this translates as MINNSEYENLGNSYWTPQKIFTIWNEAEEGKIPVYGAGYRGPFKGSGFDSIWTDMSEIVRPTRDGIHGREYIATAVDIGRKLAWLTYFEKLNLPNFYEIQVPMIFDTNPLGLNSKNIIFSIIKAAEEIETFAYLDIENYSDELKPYLKSIALRCSLEKIFTIDSDLWKEVNFIEIVLPSEFSITELELALSKLKNKNQGSLISLGITNPFISDEIVKQFLNARADVLSFYADNHGKSFEGNIFISEVIRKLHLEFIKNRVRDEITIIGKGGIAAAEHVPKLIICGADAVVLDLSLLVSIGCRVCKDCNIEKCPIEIKKFDSEMARQRIINMICAWRDQLLEILSAMGIRDVRRLRGEVGRAMFYEEIERESFEFIFNEKAHINE
- a CDS encoding glutamate synthase-related protein gives rise to the protein MNNIEIRYCPSTFRNEISKFRVSLSDECFHCGLCVEICPYGVFERVDGLNFISTPRSFNCVGPDCKKKPFYCIKKCPVEAINIELDPQWKTLGDFRWTPDLIITTWQQAETGEIPNGNFEYKFGASEGGFDKFDFINNNHSSIIWEEVDKINTSISLNRRSEGNSISIPIPWYGAGMSFGSISLPTMLARAMAAKAWETFTSTGEGGYPDELIPYMDHVITQIATGLFGVREETIKRARILEFKYAQGAKPGLGGHLLGDKNTPAVAKMREAVPWTSLFSPFPFHSVYSVEDHKKHIDWVKQINPEALISVKVSTPSDVDMVAVGSYYAGANIIHLDGGYGGTGAAPEIAKKNIAMPIEYAITKVHKFLLGEGVRDEIVLMASGGIRNAYDIAKAIALGADGAIIGTAELVVLGCVRCGNCESGRGCPRGIATTDPELDKQISPSWGAQRIINLYAVWQKQLKLILYQLGLKDINELRGRTDFLRYADEK